TCGACCAGGACCGCTGCCGGGGCTGGCGGATGTGCGTGACCGGATGCCCGTACAAGAAGGTGTACTTCAACCACGCCACCGGCAAGGCGGAGAAGTGCACGATGTGCTACCCGCGCATCGAGGCGGGTCAGCCCACCGTCTGCTCCGAGACCTGCGTCGGCCGGCTGCGCTATCTCGGGGTCGTCCTCTACGACGCCGACAGGGTCGGCGAGGCCGCCGCGACCGCCGACGAACGGGACCTGTACGAGGCGCAGTTGGGCTGCTTCCTCGACCCCGAGGACCCGGTCGTGCGGCGGGCCGCCGAGGACGCCGGCATCCCGCACGACTGGATCACCGCCGCCCGGCGCTCCCCCGTGCACGCGCTGATCAGCCGGCACCGGGTGGCGCTGCCGCTGCATCCGGAGTACCGGACGATGCCGATGGTCTGGTACGTCCCGCCGCTGTCGCCGGTCGTGGAGTCCCTGACCGCCACCGGCCACGACGGGGAGGACCCGGCGAAGCTGTTCGCGGCGATCGACTCCCTGCGCATCCCGCTGGAGTACCTGGCGGGCCTGTTCACCGCGGGTGACGTGGCGCCCGTGGAGGCGGCGCTGTGCAGGCTGGCGGCGATGCGCTCCCACATGCGGCGCGTGAACCTCGGCGAGGAGCAGGACCCGGCGATCGCCCGCTCGGTCGGGATGGACGCGGCGGGCATCGAGGCGATGTACCGGCTGCTCGCCCTCGCCAAGTACGACGAGCGCTATGTCATCCCCACCAGCTACACGGCCGAACTGCCCGGGGACGACGCCGACGCCGGGTGCAGTCTGGACGGCCACGGCGGTCCGGGCATGTACGCGCCGGACACCTTCCACGCCCCGCCGGGTCCCGGCCCGCAGCCCGAGCACGCCGGGGCGTCGCTGCGCGGCCGTGTCAACCTCCTGAACTGGAACGGGCGCGGACGCCCCGACGGCCTCTTCCCCGGCGGCGAGGAGCGGACATGAGGACTGCGCTGATCCACCAGGCGGCCTCGCTGCTCCTGCTGCACCCCGGCCCCGACTGGCCGCGGCGGCTGCGTCTGGTCACCGACAGCCTGGCCGGTGTACCGGGGGCGGACACCGAGCCGCTGTCCCGGTTCTGCGCGGCGACGGCCGGGGTCGCGGACCTGGAGCTGTCGGCGCGGTACGTGACCACCTTCGACCGCAGCCGCCGGCGCACACTGCACCTGACGTACTACACGGACGGCGACACCCGGCGCCGCGGCCGGTCCCTGCTGGCCTGGCGGGAGTTGTACCGCGCCCACGGCTGGCAGCCGCCCACGGACGAGCTGCCCGATTTCCTGCCGCTGGCCCTGGAGTTCGCCGCCCGCTGTCCCGGGCCCGGCCGCCGGGCCCTGCTGGACCATCGCGCGGCGCTTGAGCTGCTGCGCCTGGCGCTGCGCGAGCACCGCAGCCCGTACGCCGACGTCCTGGAAGCCGTCTGCCGGACGCTGCCCGGTGCCTCGCCCGCCGACCGGGCCGCCGCCCTTCGCCTGGCCCGCTCGGGCCCGCCCGTCGAGACGGTCGGTCTGCTGCCGTTCCCCCACCGCCCGTCGTCGCCGCACGCGCAGGAGCCCGCCCGGTGAAGCATCTGCACATCGCCCTGTGGGGCGTACTCCCCTATCTGGTCCTCACCGTCCTGGTCGCCGGGACCGCCTGGCGCTACCGCTACGACCGCTTCGGTTTCACCACCCGCTCCAGCCAGCTGCACGAGCACCGCCTGCTGAGCGTCGGCGGGCCGCTGTTCCACTACGGGCTGTTCTTCGTGGCGGCCGGGCACGCCGTCGGCCTGCTGGTGCCGGAGTCGTTGACCGAGCGCGTCCACGTGCATGAGTGGCTGTACCACGCCAACGCCCTGGTCGTCGGCGGGACCGCGGGCCTCACCACCCTCGCGGGCCTGGCGGTCCTGCTGTACCGGCGGCTGCGCGTGCCCGCCGTCCGGGCCGCGACGAGCCGCAGCGACCGCGCGGTGTACCCGCTCCTCGCCTGTGTCCTGCTCGCCGGGCTCACCGCGACCGCGACGACGCTGCGACCGGACTCCTACGACTACCGGCTCGGCGTCTCGGTGTGGTTCCGCTCGCTGCTGGTCCTCGACCCGGACGTCCCGGCCATGTCGGGGGCGCCGTTCGCCTATCAACTGCACGCCCTGCTCGGCATGGCCCTGTTCGCGCTGTGGCCCTTCAGCCGTCTGGTCCACGCCTTCACCGCACCGCTCGGCTATCTGGCCCGCCCTTACGTCGTCTACCGCTCCCGCGGCTGACGGAGAGGCGGCCGGCGCTGTGCGCCGGCCGCCTCTCCGTTGCCTCCGTGGCGACGCAGGACGCGTCTCAGAAGGCGGAGTTGCTGCAGCCCATCTCCGAACCGAGGTGGGTGCTCTGGCTGGCCGGGTTGCCCTCACCGTTGAGGCCGTTGCCCAGCACGCCGTTGAGGATGCCGACCACACCGAGGATGTCGATGTTCAGGTCGTGGGACTTGCACTGGGTGCTCTGCTGGACTTTGTACGCGTTGCCCTGGCCGTCGCCGTCCATGCCCGCGGCGTGGGCGGAACCGACGGACAGGACTCCGACGCTGCTGAGGGCGGCGACCAGGACGGCGGCCTTACGAAGCTTGTGCATGTCATCTCCGGTGAAGCGAGGTGGATGCGATACGTGAAGGATCGACTCCTTACCGGAAATGGACATTAGTGAGAAATGCCCCAAATAATCCTTTGACGCGCCGAGTTTCTCGATCTCATCCCGTTCACACCCGCCCACGCCTCCCTCCCGATGGAAGGAGTGCAAATGCCCGGTTAGCATACTTTTATGGCGCCGTTGTGGGGGTACGCCATCGAGGAGGCTCGGACGGGCATGGCAGATCCCGCACACACGGACCCGGGACGCATCGACGTCCATCAGCACGTCATCCCACCCGCCCGCGGACAGGCCATGGCAGGCCGCGCCGCGGCCGTCGGCTGGCCGGCGCCCGCGTGGGACGAACAGAGCGCGCTCGCCATGATGGACCGGCGCGAGATCGCCACCGGAATGCTGTCGTACGCCGCACCGCTCGCCGGCCCCGACGATCCCGCCACCGCACGCGAGGTGGCCCGGAGCGTCAACGAGTTCACGGCCGAGCTGGTGAAGAACCGGCCCGACCGCTTCGGCCACTTCGCCGTCCTCCCGCTCCCGGACGTGGACGGCGCGCTCGCCGAGGCGGCGCATGCCCTCGACGAACTGGACGCGGACGGCGTCCTCGTCCTGTCCAACGCGCACGGCCGCTATCTCGGCGACCCGGCGTTCGAGCCGCTGTGGGCCGAACTCGACGCCCGCTCCGCCGTGGTCCTGGTCCATCCGACCGCGCCGCCGGGCCCTCCGATGGCGGATGTGCCGCTTCCGCTGGTCGACTTCCCCTACGACACGACCCGCGCCGCACTGCACATGACCATGCGGGGCGTGCCGCGCCGTTACCCCCGGATGCGGATGATCCTCCCGCACGCCGGTGGCTTCCTGCCGTACGCCGCCCAGCGCTTCGCCCTCGCCGCCCGGCTGCACACGGACGCGACCGGCGACGGCGGCGGCACGACACCCGAGGGCTTCCTGACGGACCTGCGGCGCTTCTACTTCGACACCGCCATCTCGACCGGCCCGGCGACCCTGCACGCCCTGCTCGCCTTCGCCGCGCCCGATCACATCCTGTACGGCAGCGACTTCCCCATGCTCCCCGAGGACTGGGGCACCGACTTCGACACCGCGCTGGGCGCCTACCCGAACTGGGAGCCGGGCCGGCTCCACGCCATCGATCGCGGCAACGCCGAACTCCTGATTCCGCGGCTGGCCCGGACACCCGTGACGTGACCGCGGGCGGGCCGCATCGCTCAACTGCCCGCGGCAGGCCGGGCTATGTGTGACGGCACGTGGGCAGGGCGACCCCGGACGGGGCGAAGTCGGCGACCGTCGGTGCGCCCATCAGGGCCATGACCTCCTCGAACTCGTCGATGAGCAGGCGCAGGACCCCGGCGACACCCTCGGCGCCGGAATGGGCGAGGCCCCAGAGGGCCGGGCGGCCCGTCAGTACCGCGTCGGCCCCCATGCACAGGGCCTTGGCGATGTCCGCGCCGTGGCGGATCCCGCCGTCCAGGACGACCTGGCATCGGCCGTCGACGGCGGCCACGATCTCCGGCAGGCACTCCGGCGCGCTCGTGGCGAAGTCGAGCTGGCGGCCGCCGTGGTTGGAGACGATGAGCCCGGACACGCCGTGCTTGACGGCCAGTTCGGCGTCCTCGGCGGTCAGAACACCCTTCAACACCAGCGGCAGGGACGTCAGTTCACGCAGCCAGGCGAGGTCGTCCCAGGTGATGGAGGCGTCGAACTGCTCCATCGAGTGCCTCGCGATGGCGGACTCCCCGTCCCGGCTGCCGTGGGACGCGGCCATGACCTCCGGCGACAGGTTGACCGCGCGGATGCCGGCAGGGACGGCGAACCCGTTGGCGGCGTCCCGGGGGCGGGACGCGACCCGGGGCGCGTCGACCGTCAGCACCAGCGCGCGGAATCCGGCGGCCTCGGCCCGGTGGACGAGGTCCGCGAGCAGATCGCGGCGCTTGAGCCAGTACAGCTGGAGCCACAGGGGCCCGCTCGCCGCCGCCGCGATGTCCTCCAGGGTCCGGCTGGCGAACATGCTGACCGTGAGCAGCGCGCCGGCCTCGCCCGCGGCCCGCGCCGTCGCCACCTCGCCCTCCGGGTCGGCGAGCCGGTGATAAGCCATGGGGGCGATGCCCAGCGGGGCCGCCAGCCGCGCACCCAGCAGTTCCGTGCCGGGGTCGCAGCGGGAGACGTCGACCAGGCAGCGCGGCCGCAGCCGGATGCGGTCCAGCGCCTCCCGCCCCGCCGTCAGCATCGACTCGGTGCCGCTGCCGCCCGCGAGGAAGTCCCAGACCGGCCCCGGCAACCGGCCCTTGGCCGCTGCCTCGTACGTGCGCAGCGTCAGCACCTTGTTCTCTCCGTTCTCCGAAAGGTGGATGGTGGGGTGTGCAGTCGGCCCGGTCGCGTGCCGTCAGGCGGCGGTGGCGGTGAGCTGCGCGGTGATGAAGGCGGCCAGCCTGGCGACGCCCTCGGTGATCTCCTGTGGGCTCTGGGAGCTGCACGACAGCCGCAGCCGGCGGGTGCCGCCCCCGTCGAGGTGGAAGTCGGACATCGGGGTCCACAGCACGCCGAAGGCGCGTGCGGAGAGTTCCAGGGCCCGGTGGTCGGCGGTGAAGGGGACGTCGACGACGAGGAAGAAGCCGCCGTCGGGACGGTTCCAGGAGATGCCCAGCTCCGCGCGGCGCCGCGCGGGGAAGTGCCGCTCCAGTTCGTCGAGCAGCGTGTCCATGTTGGTGCGGTAGTGGGCGATGGTGCGGGCGTTCGCCTCGCGGAGCCGGCAGTCGCTCTCGATGAGCAGTCCGCCGATGACCGCCTGGCTGACGGCGGAGGTGTTGACCGTGGTCATGCTCTTGATCTTCGACAGCTCGTCCGCGAGCAGTGAGCGCCCGCCGGCGGGGCCGACGACCTCCTGGTCGGCGATGACGTAGCCGACGCGGGCTCCGGGCAGCGCCGTCTTGGCGAAGGAGCCGAGATGCACCACCCGCCGGCCGCGGTCGAGGGCCTTCAGTGTGGGGCGGGCCGGGCCGGTGCGGACGAAGAAGCCGTAGGGGTCGTCCTCCAGGACGAGCAGGTCCTCGTCCGTCGCCACCTCCAGCAGGCGTTCACGGGCCGCGAGGCTCATGCTCCCCCCGGACGGATTGGCGAAGTCAGGGACCGTGTAGAAGGCCCGCGGGCATTCACCGGCCTCCCGGCTCGAGCGCACCGCCGCGAGCACGGCCTCCGGGTCCGGTCCGGCGGGGCCCTCGGGTACGGGGCGCACCCGGATGCCCAGCAGCCGGGCCGCGCCCGTGATGCCGACGTAGCAGGGGGAGCTGACCAGCAGAGTGTCCTCGGGGCGGGCGAAGAGTGCCCGCAGGGTGAGGAGCATGGCCTCCTGGCAGCCGGTCGTCACCACGATCGCCTCCGGCGGGACGTGGATGCCCTCGTCGTTGGCGACCGTCCTGGCGATCAGTTCGTGGATGAGGCCGTTGGTGCGGCCGTACTGGAACAGCTGGGTGCGTACCCGGTCGCGGGACCAGCAGAGTTCCTTCTCCAGGTAGGTGGTGTAGGTGAGGAGGTGGCGGGCGAGGTCCTCCGGTTCGAAGTCGCCCTCGGTGGGCCGACCGGGGGCGAAGGAGATGGCGTCGGGGAAGCGGCCGACGACCTCGTTGAGGAAGTTCATCGCGTCGAGCACCGGGTCGCTGAGCGATCCGTGCAGCTCGGCGAGCGACAGGGCCTGCGGGAGTGGTGGCGCTGCTCGGGTCACCGGTTCAGGCCCCTCTCGGCGCGGCCGCGAAGGCCGTACTCAGGTTCGGTCCGGGCGTCGTGCTGCGGGCGGGGATGCGGGCCCGGCCCTGGATGCCGCGGACCAGGGCCGTGGAGAGCAGCTCCGTGTGGGCGCGCCGCTGTTCCGGCTCCCGTACGGTGCCCAGCCCGCGCAGGGCGTCGACCACCTGGTGCAGGTCGAGCGCGAACTCGGCGAGGACGTCGGCGACGGCGACGGCGTTGGAGCCGAGGATGTCGGTCCACAGCTCGGCGCTGCCCGCGGCGAGGCGGGTCACGTCCTGGAGTCCTTGTCCGGCGAGCCCCAGCTGGGTCTGCTCGCCGTGCAGCAGACGTGCCGCGAGCAGGCTCGACACCAGGTGCGGGGCGTGCGAGGTGAGGGCGACCGCGCGGTCGTGCTCCGCGTGGGCCATCACGACGGGCCGGGCCCCGCACAACTCGGCCAGCCGACGGGCGCGTTCGACGGCCTGCACGCGGGTCTCCGGTGAGGGGGTGAGCACCCAGGGCCGGCCTTGGAACAGGTCGTCCTTCGCGGCGAGCGGCCCGGACTGCTCCCGGCCGCCCATGGGGTGCCCGCCGACGAAACGGGTCAGGTCGCAGCCGGCCCTCGCGGCCTGTCGCTGCGGCAGTTCCTTGACGCTCGCCGCATCGGTGAAGTCGTGCGCGAGGTCCTGCGTCTGGTGCTCCTTGAGTGCCGCCGCGACGTGCTGCGGCGGCACCGCGAGAACGGCGAGATCGACCGGCTCGCGAGGTCTTCCCGCGATGCCGGCCCCGAGGTCGGCGGCGATGCGCGCCGCCTCGGGGTTCGTGTCGATCAGATAGGTGGTCACGCCCCGGCCCCGAAGGGCCAGGGCGATCGAGGTACCGATCAGGCCGGTTCCGACCACTGCGGCACTGCGCATCAGTGATTGCTCCACAGCAGCGGCAGGAACTCGGGGTCGCTGTAGTCGGGCCTGCCGTCGGCACCGCGGCGGACGAGGACGTCGTGGTTGTAGGCGACCTTGGTGCCGTCCGAGCGGAAGAAGTCGCGGTAGCGGTTCTCGCCGTCCTGGAGGTGGAAGGAGATGGCGCGGCGCGGGCGGTCGCTGACGTTGGCACCGCTGCCGTGGTAGGTGCGGCAGTGGTGGAAGTTCACATGCCCCTTGGGGATGAGGACCGGGATCTTGCGGACCTCGACGCCGTTGTAGGCGGCGTTCTCCTCCAGCATCACGTCCAGTTCGGAGCGGTCGCGCTCGGCGAAGTGGAGCGAGGTGCTGTCGTTGTCG
The DNA window shown above is from Streptomyces chartreusis and carries:
- a CDS encoding amidohydrolase family protein; the encoded protein is MADPAHTDPGRIDVHQHVIPPARGQAMAGRAAAVGWPAPAWDEQSALAMMDRREIATGMLSYAAPLAGPDDPATAREVARSVNEFTAELVKNRPDRFGHFAVLPLPDVDGALAEAAHALDELDADGVLVLSNAHGRYLGDPAFEPLWAELDARSAVVLVHPTAPPGPPMADVPLPLVDFPYDTTRAALHMTMRGVPRRYPRMRMILPHAGGFLPYAAQRFALAARLHTDATGDGGGTTPEGFLTDLRRFYFDTAISTGPATLHALLAFAAPDHILYGSDFPMLPEDWGTDFDTALGAYPNWEPGRLHAIDRGNAELLIPRLARTPVT
- the narJ gene encoding nitrate reductase molybdenum cofactor assembly chaperone, translating into MRTALIHQAASLLLLHPGPDWPRRLRLVTDSLAGVPGADTEPLSRFCAATAGVADLELSARYVTTFDRSRRRTLHLTYYTDGDTRRRGRSLLAWRELYRAHGWQPPTDELPDFLPLALEFAARCPGPGRRALLDHRAALELLRLALREHRSPYADVLEAVCRTLPGASPADRAAALRLARSGPPVETVGLLPFPHRPSSPHAQEPAR
- the narI gene encoding respiratory nitrate reductase subunit gamma; protein product: MKHLHIALWGVLPYLVLTVLVAGTAWRYRYDRFGFTTRSSQLHEHRLLSVGGPLFHYGLFFVAAGHAVGLLVPESLTERVHVHEWLYHANALVVGGTAGLTTLAGLAVLLYRRLRVPAVRAATSRSDRAVYPLLACVLLAGLTATATTLRPDSYDYRLGVSVWFRSLLVLDPDVPAMSGAPFAYQLHALLGMALFALWPFSRLVHAFTAPLGYLARPYVVYRSRG
- a CDS encoding PLP-dependent aminotransferase family protein, with product MTRAAPPLPQALSLAELHGSLSDPVLDAMNFLNEVVGRFPDAISFAPGRPTEGDFEPEDLARHLLTYTTYLEKELCWSRDRVRTQLFQYGRTNGLIHELIARTVANDEGIHVPPEAIVVTTGCQEAMLLTLRALFARPEDTLLVSSPCYVGITGAARLLGIRVRPVPEGPAGPDPEAVLAAVRSSREAGECPRAFYTVPDFANPSGGSMSLAARERLLEVATDEDLLVLEDDPYGFFVRTGPARPTLKALDRGRRVVHLGSFAKTALPGARVGYVIADQEVVGPAGGRSLLADELSKIKSMTTVNTSAVSQAVIGGLLIESDCRLREANARTIAHYRTNMDTLLDELERHFPARRRAELGISWNRPDGGFFLVVDVPFTADHRALELSARAFGVLWTPMSDFHLDGGGTRRLRLSCSSQSPQEITEGVARLAAFITAQLTATAA
- the narH gene encoding nitrate reductase subunit beta, producing MPQGETKVGRVMAQVAMVMNLDKCIGCHTCSVTCKQTWTNRSGTEYVWFNNVETRPGQGYPRSYEDQDRWKGGWRLKHGRLVPRSGGRARRLARLFANPELPSLDDYYQPWTYDYENLIGAPLGDDVPTAPPRSLIDGRPTRVTWGPNWDDDLGGGPEHIAGDPVLRRMNEQVRLEYEQAFMFYLPRICEHCLNPSCVAVCPSGALYKRIEDGIVLVDQDRCRGWRMCVTGCPYKKVYFNHATGKAEKCTMCYPRIEAGQPTVCSETCVGRLRYLGVVLYDADRVGEAAATADERDLYEAQLGCFLDPEDPVVRRAAEDAGIPHDWITAARRSPVHALISRHRVALPLHPEYRTMPMVWYVPPLSPVVESLTATGHDGEDPAKLFAAIDSLRIPLEYLAGLFTAGDVAPVEAALCRLAAMRSHMRRVNLGEEQDPAIARSVGMDAAGIEAMYRLLALAKYDERYVIPTSYTAELPGDDADAGCSLDGHGGPGMYAPDTFHAPPGPGPQPEHAGASLRGRVNLLNWNGRGRPDGLFPGGEERT
- a CDS encoding alpha-hydroxy acid oxidase; this translates as MLTLRTYEAAAKGRLPGPVWDFLAGGSGTESMLTAGREALDRIRLRPRCLVDVSRCDPGTELLGARLAAPLGIAPMAYHRLADPEGEVATARAAGEAGALLTVSMFASRTLEDIAAAASGPLWLQLYWLKRRDLLADLVHRAEAAGFRALVLTVDAPRVASRPRDAANGFAVPAGIRAVNLSPEVMAASHGSRDGESAIARHSMEQFDASITWDDLAWLRELTSLPLVLKGVLTAEDAELAVKHGVSGLIVSNHGGRQLDFATSAPECLPEIVAAVDGRCQVVLDGGIRHGADIAKALCMGADAVLTGRPALWGLAHSGAEGVAGVLRLLIDEFEEVMALMGAPTVADFAPSGVALPTCRHT
- a CDS encoding prephenate dehydrogenase, giving the protein MRSAAVVGTGLIGTSIALALRGRGVTTYLIDTNPEAARIAADLGAGIAGRPREPVDLAVLAVPPQHVAAALKEHQTQDLAHDFTDAASVKELPQRQAARAGCDLTRFVGGHPMGGREQSGPLAAKDDLFQGRPWVLTPSPETRVQAVERARRLAELCGARPVVMAHAEHDRAVALTSHAPHLVSSLLAARLLHGEQTQLGLAGQGLQDVTRLAAGSAELWTDILGSNAVAVADVLAEFALDLHQVVDALRGLGTVREPEQRRAHTELLSTALVRGIQGRARIPARSTTPGPNLSTAFAAAPRGA